From Pelosinus fermentans DSM 17108, the proteins below share one genomic window:
- a CDS encoding DUF134 domain-containing protein: MGRPHKERRVEQLPPTTHYKPVGIPLRDIEEVILTIEEMEAIRLADIEQLDQASAAERMEVSRPTFHRIVNSAHQKIAAALWQGHALRVDGGNFRIAHRFQADPRHCICHTCGHKWSLPHGTGQRCHDLSCPQCQASTVSRVDR; this comes from the coding sequence ATGGGTCGTCCACATAAAGAACGCCGAGTTGAACAACTGCCTCCTACCACCCACTATAAACCTGTAGGGATTCCCCTGCGTGACATAGAGGAAGTCATATTAACCATTGAAGAAATGGAAGCTATCCGTCTAGCAGATATCGAACAACTAGACCAAGCATCAGCCGCTGAACGTATGGAAGTATCGCGGCCCACTTTTCATCGCATTGTCAATAGCGCTCATCAAAAAATAGCTGCTGCCTTGTGGCAGGGACATGCGTTACGAGTAGATGGTGGTAACTTTCGCATCGCTCACCGATTTCAAGCAGATCCGCGTCATTGTATTTGCCATACTTGTGGTCACAAATGGTCCTTACCCCATGGTACCGGACAACGTTGCCATGATTTATCCTGCCCTCAATGTCAAGCTTCCACTGTTAGTCGTGTCGATCGCTAA
- a CDS encoding zinc-binding dehydrogenase yields MIEINDYRLELAKTFDVDYTINSMKEDLIEAVKRITDGKGADKVISANPSTACASTKYLTHVLPLSKINEGIQLTKSGEAIKVVLLPNE; encoded by the coding sequence ATGATTGAAATAAATGATTATCGTTTGGAGCTGGCAAAAACATTTGACGTAGATTATACGATCAATAGTATGAAAGAAGATCTTATTGAAGCTGTCAAAAGAATTACTGACGGTAAAGGTGCTGATAAAGTGATTTCTGCCAACCCTTCCACAGCCTGCGCAAGCACAAAGTATCTAACACATGTTTTGCCGCTTAGTAAAATTAATGAGGGTATTCAGCTAACTAAATCCGGTGAGGCCATAAAAGTTGTATTGCTGCCCAACGAATAA
- a CDS encoding NADH-quinone oxidoreductase subunit N: MNISILTSEIAIVLLAVLIMLFDLVLPRQESRRSLGYLAAWGVFAIFVYTFTQYGMSATVYKGLFIVDNFAVFFKQIFLISTLLLLLFSFDYVQGLSRNQGEFYALMLFAVAGMMIMASANDLLTIFVGLELMTVIFYILVGFNFASVKSSEAGMKYLILGSASSAVLLYGMSWVYGATGSIALQQISMQVTEENPALLLGLGLMLAGIGFKLAIAPFHMWAPDIYEGAPTPITAMLAMGSKAAGFAILLRIFIAAFSALQSYWLIAVSFMAVLSMVGGTVVAMRQTNIKRMIGYSSIAQAGYMLAGLLAADVAGVQGMLFYTMLYVFANVGAFAVIVAVGKHGGSDEIEDLSGLSQKSPFLALSMTVALLSMAGIPPMAGFVGKFYIFMAVIEQGYLWMAIIGFVMSMISVYYYLQVVKTMYMKEPKDEQPLVILVPIGLAASISILVTLFLGIYPAPLAKLAKAAAQTLW; this comes from the coding sequence ATGAATATTTCGATCTTGACCAGTGAAATCGCTATTGTCCTGTTAGCGGTGTTGATCATGTTGTTTGACCTGGTACTGCCGCGTCAGGAATCGCGCCGCAGTTTAGGCTATTTGGCGGCCTGGGGAGTATTTGCTATATTCGTTTATACCTTTACCCAGTACGGCATGTCTGCCACCGTATATAAAGGATTATTTATTGTTGATAATTTCGCTGTGTTTTTTAAGCAGATATTTCTAATCTCGACTCTGCTGCTGTTGTTATTTTCCTTTGACTATGTTCAAGGGCTGTCCCGAAATCAGGGCGAGTTTTATGCCTTAATGCTGTTTGCAGTGGCCGGCATGATGATTATGGCTTCAGCCAATGATTTATTAACCATCTTTGTTGGACTGGAACTTATGACAGTAATCTTTTATATCTTAGTTGGCTTTAATTTTGCAAGTGTCAAATCCAGTGAAGCAGGAATGAAATATTTGATTCTTGGTTCCGCTTCCAGTGCCGTACTGCTCTATGGCATGAGCTGGGTCTATGGAGCTACCGGGAGTATTGCCTTACAGCAAATTAGTATGCAGGTTACTGAAGAAAATCCAGCCCTGCTCTTGGGGTTGGGCTTGATGTTAGCCGGTATTGGGTTTAAATTGGCCATTGCTCCTTTTCATATGTGGGCACCTGACATCTATGAAGGTGCACCAACGCCCATTACTGCAATGCTGGCAATGGGCTCAAAAGCGGCTGGTTTTGCAATCTTGCTCCGAATTTTCATTGCTGCTTTTTCAGCACTCCAGAGTTATTGGCTGATTGCCGTCAGCTTCATGGCTGTGCTGAGTATGGTAGGTGGTACGGTTGTCGCTATGCGCCAGACTAATATTAAGCGTATGATTGGCTATTCTTCCATTGCTCAAGCCGGTTATATGCTGGCAGGCTTACTGGCGGCCGATGTTGCCGGCGTACAAGGTATGTTGTTTTATACCATGCTCTATGTTTTCGCCAATGTGGGAGCCTTTGCAGTGATTGTTGCTGTGGGTAAGCATGGTGGTTCGGATGAAATTGAGGACTTGTCGGGACTGTCCCAGAAGTCTCCCTTCTTAGCATTGTCTATGACTGTTGCCCTGCTGTCTATGGCCGGAATACCACCGATGGCAGGCTTTGTGGGGAAATTCTATATCTTTATGGCAGTCATAGAGCAAGGATATCTGTGGATGGCCATCATTGGTTTTGTCATGTCGATGATTTCCGTGTACTATTATTTGCAGGTTGTAAAAACCATGTACATGAAGGAGCCTAAAGATGAGCAACCACTTGTGATTTTGGTTCCCATTGGGCTTGCAGCCAGTATTAGCATCTTAGTTACACTGTTTTTGGGAATCTATCCTGCACCGTTAGCCAAGCTGGCCAAGGCTGCCGCTCAAACCTTGTGGTAA
- a CDS encoding complex I subunit 4 family protein, with protein MSGFPLLTAILLIPICGILVMACLPREANKTIKLVAATAMSIALLLSAYAYWAYDFSLGGMQYTENIAWIPDLGVNYALGVDGISLPLLFLTMLVGVAAVFVSWNLDRRPKEFFILLLILLTGVAGTFITRDLFIFLLFYELVVIPIYIMVIIWGSSKRVTKEYAGMKLTIYLLLGSAFMLVGVMAVYLNAYPPGLRTFSMEALAQAHRLGHLSENFQIFAFFLLLLGFGSLLSMWPFHSWSPDGYAGAPTAVSMIHAGVLKKIGGYGLIRLGLLVLPLGAKFWAPVIAILAVANVLYAAFIALVQKDLKYVIGYSSVSHMGYVLIGLAALNVISINGAIANMFAHGVMSALFFAMIGHVYEKTHTRHIPDLGGLAHQMPRIATGFMLAGMASLGLPGLIGFIPEFTIFVGTFPAYPWQAVLAISGIVFTALYILRVLANVLFGPRRTEFDNCPDARGVELVPLILLGTVLVVFGIFPQILMGMVNSGVESMVPILEELHTAPSMLGGVFK; from the coding sequence ATGAGCGGTTTTCCTTTGTTAACAGCAATATTATTGATCCCGATTTGTGGCATTCTAGTGATGGCGTGCCTGCCGCGTGAAGCAAATAAAACCATCAAGCTGGTTGCTGCCACAGCAATGAGCATCGCCCTTCTCTTATCGGCTTATGCTTATTGGGCTTATGATTTTAGTCTGGGAGGGATGCAATATACTGAGAATATAGCATGGATTCCTGACTTAGGCGTAAACTATGCTTTAGGTGTGGATGGTATTTCTTTACCCCTGTTATTTTTAACTATGCTGGTCGGCGTAGCAGCGGTGTTTGTCTCCTGGAATCTGGATAGGCGTCCTAAAGAATTCTTCATACTCTTACTGATTTTGCTCACCGGGGTAGCGGGAACTTTTATCACCCGGGATTTGTTTATCTTCTTGTTATTTTATGAGTTGGTAGTCATACCCATCTATATTATGGTTATTATTTGGGGCTCCAGCAAGCGGGTAACCAAGGAATATGCCGGGATGAAACTGACTATCTACCTATTACTGGGGTCAGCGTTCATGCTGGTTGGGGTAATGGCCGTATATCTTAATGCTTATCCGCCGGGCTTACGAACCTTTAGTATGGAGGCTTTAGCCCAAGCCCACAGGTTAGGTCATTTATCAGAGAACTTTCAAATCTTTGCTTTTTTCCTTTTGTTGTTAGGGTTTGGTTCCCTATTATCCATGTGGCCATTTCACAGTTGGTCTCCAGATGGTTATGCGGGCGCTCCCACTGCTGTATCGATGATTCATGCCGGTGTCTTAAAAAAAATTGGCGGTTATGGTTTAATCCGGTTAGGACTGCTGGTATTGCCGCTTGGTGCTAAATTCTGGGCACCAGTCATTGCTATTCTGGCAGTTGCCAATGTACTGTATGCCGCATTTATCGCCTTGGTTCAGAAAGATTTGAAATATGTAATCGGGTATTCGTCTGTATCTCATATGGGCTATGTATTGATTGGTTTGGCCGCATTAAATGTCATTAGTATCAACGGGGCGATTGCCAATATGTTTGCCCATGGAGTAATGAGTGCATTATTCTTTGCCATGATTGGTCATGTATATGAAAAGACCCATACCCGGCATATTCCAGACCTGGGAGGTTTAGCGCATCAAATGCCGCGGATTGCTACCGGATTCATGCTGGCAGGTATGGCTTCCTTGGGACTGCCAGGCTTAATCGGATTTATTCCCGAATTTACCATCTTCGTCGGTACCTTCCCTGCCTATCCTTGGCAGGCAGTATTGGCTATTTCGGGTATTGTATTTACTGCTTTATATATTCTGCGAGTTTTGGCCAATGTGTTATTTGGACCACGGCGCACTGAATTTGATAACTGCCCGGATGCCCGTGGCGTAGAATTAGTACCTTTAATTTTGCTAGGCACAGTTTTAGTTGTTTTTGGAATATTTCCACAAATCCTTATGGGTATGGTAAACAGTGGTGTTGAATCTATGGTGCCAATTCTTGAGGAGTTGCATACAGCACCGTCAATGCTGGGAGGGGTTTTTAAATGA